The Trichomycterus rosablanca isolate fTriRos1 chromosome 19, fTriRos1.hap1, whole genome shotgun sequence region CTTCACTGTATGAAGAATGTGTGGGGGGGTGTACGTGTGAACACGTGTTTTGCTGGTTAGACTATTTTGTGTCTTGATTCAGAGTCCAAGCTACATTTTCTGAGTCCTTCCTATCAGTAACAGACAGACTGTGGCCTCTAAACTGCAGTCCCTGAAACTGCTGTAAACCTGATCAGTACCTGATTGGTTACATTGCCAAGCCCTTGACTATTGATCTAGTGCTATCACAGAGGCCACAAGTTCCACGAATAAGTACCTGATTATCAACATTACACAATGTCTATTGCTGTGATTATCAACAACTCTTCAGTCGCTTTCTTATGgctcttcatttattttgattattgCTTTTATTGACTTTTACTTCAATATAAATGTGCAGAAAGTCTAAAGCCTGCTCCAGTTTTCTCTCTCTTTGAGGTAAATTGTCATCATGTagccaaaagaaagaaaacaaactaCAACAGACTGCTTCAACAAGTCTATAATAATGTAACATGGATGAAATGTATAAGAACAATATCACTGAGCTTACTGTGAGCCAAATAAGAATACTCTACATGGAACACAAATATacaacacaaaattcatcagggTCTCCCAGAGtctcaaaaacaaaataaatacacggcATGTAAAAAACAAGATATCATTCATTATAACGGGGCAGAATTGATCTAGATCTGTCACCTTTAACTTCCTTCTCATGGGTGTTTTGGTTCTGCATTAAGGTCTTTTACACGTTAGAGGCAGTTTGAGTGTCCCGAGCCTGTCGGATCCCATAAAGCCATTTGATAACGCGTGCATTCCTCTCGATGATCGATATGCCATAAGGAACACGTTCACTGGGCCTGGcgtcatcgtcatcatcatcgACCTCCTCCCGATACTGAGTGTGTCTTTCGTCGCCACACTCGGAGCTTGGCGTGCTGACACTGCGGAGCTTTGAAATGGACACTATGTCTGAATTGGCACGTCCGAAATGCTCCATGCCTTCTATTTCTTTCGGCTCAAGGCCACAGTAATTAAAAAAGCGTTCCAAATCTGCATTTGCTCGTGCATACCGGTCGCTTAGGTCCGATTTGGATCGGTGAAGGGAGGGCCGTCTGCGTGTTGAGCCCCGTGAACTGGCAGAGGACAAGCGAGTACAGGCGGGCGAGGATGGGGGAAGCATCACAACCAGAGGGCTAGAGGGTGGGTAAGAGGGTGATGAAGAGTGTGTAGGGGTGGATGAAGATTTAAAGGATGAAGGAAGTGGTGGTGATACCTGGGGCTGTGCTGTCTGTCTGGATTTAGATTGAGGCTGTAGAGCTTTGGGATGGACCTTTAGTGGCATCCTCTGAGGCTTCCTAATCTCCGTCTGTGGCAGCACATCTACCCGTCGCACAGTTACAGGATTTGGGTTGCTGTTATTGTTCTGTGCAGCAGGTCTAGAAACTCTGGCTGGAACAGGTGGAGGCCTGTGGCTGGGCTCTGGGGCTGCAGAAGGTAGAGGAGAAGCTTGCGTGTGGCTGTTGAAAGGAGAGGAAGTGCAGGATGAAGAAGGTTTTGACAGGAAGTGTGACCTGAAACCAACACCCTGTTGAGGTCCTGCAGACTTGTCAGATGAAGCAGAGGGAGATAGAGAGGAAGGAGATGAGGGTGAAGGCTGAGGTCCATCTGAAATGTTGATAAGGTTGTTTAGGATTTCCAGGTTGAGCAGAGTCGCCCTGCATGGCCCCTGTCCTCCGTTTTCTGAGTCTGACGGCCAGCGGGGAACCTTTCTCGCTGGCGGTGTATGCAACAGCATGCCTGGAGACATCAGTGGTTTGCGAATGATTGGCGGTTTGATAGGTTCCTGCCTGGTGTGTGCCACCCGCTGGCTCTTTACATATTTGGCCTTGTCGGCTTCCAGACGCTCCACTGCGCTTAGCCTTCGCACACCGGGCTCAGGAACCCTGCGGAAATAGTCCGGGCCCTTGTTTAAGATACGGAGGGGCATGGCTGAGGTAAAAGGTGCACCAGCCAGGCGACCATCTGAGGGACGAAGAGTCTCCACAGGCATGATGAGTAAATCCGTGAATGTGTTGGTGGGATTAATTCAACGAGCAGTGAAACAGTCTATAGGTCCAAAAGTCCAGCGTCCATGAAAAGTCTTTTCTTTGGGTTCCTTTTGTTGAGGCTTTTAGGCTTCTGTCCTAAACAAGGGCCTCTTTAACTTTCCGATCCAACTGAACTGCTCCTGCTGCTGCCGCTGCTACTCTGTCTTTTTTTGTGTCAGCTCCAGTCTTTTATCCCTGCTCTTCCCAGTCCTGTTCACTGAAAAGTGGCTTAAGGGAGGGGGTCACCAGAGGTTGCATTCCACATCGGTCCGGTGAGTGACCCACCAGGACAACTGCAGTTGGAAAAGTGAATGCTGAGCCTTGACTTCACGCTGGCAGTCTCCAATACAATCCACTCAAGTCTGTAATCCAGAGGTTCCACACTTGAGACTAAAAATAAAGAGAGAGAAGAAAAGACATTAGAAGTCAAAGGTAGTCAAAGACCTCCTCTTACTCCCTCAGCTCCACACATAAAGCACACTGGAGCACTGAAAAGTAAACTGGGCAGACTTGGTTTTTAATGCACTGCCTGGCTCCTCCTACTACACTCTCAAAGCCAGATGCTGCTTCGCTCAGCAGCCAAtaagtggatagaaaagaggACGGGAGACAGATCTGCTCTCCAGTTGGATGATAGCCGAAGCCGTGACGACTGTCCCCTCCCCCCcgcacacacaacaaacacgCCTACTGAATTCTAATTCAAATGAAACACTCTGAAAGAAGACAAAAAAGAGGACAAAC contains the following coding sequences:
- the wu:fa11c10 gene encoding protein FAM110B, with the translated sequence MPVETLRPSDGRLAGAPFTSAMPLRILNKGPDYFRRVPEPGVRRLSAVERLEADKAKYVKSQRVAHTRQEPIKPPIIRKPLMSPGMLLHTPPARKVPRWPSDSENGGQGPCRATLLNLEILNNLINISDGPQPSPSSPSSLSPSASSDKSAGPQQGVGFRSHFLSKPSSSCTSSPFNSHTQASPLPSAAPEPSHRPPPVPARVSRPAAQNNNSNPNPVTVRRVDVLPQTEIRKPQRMPLKVHPKALQPQSKSRQTAQPQVSPPLPSSFKSSSTPTHSSSPSYPPSSPLVVMLPPSSPACTRLSSASSRGSTRRRPSLHRSKSDLSDRYARANADLERFFNYCGLEPKEIEGMEHFGRANSDIVSISKLRSVSTPSSECGDERHTQYREEVDDDDDDARPSERVPYGISIIERNARVIKWLYGIRQARDTQTASNV